The window AGGTTCACAGCGTTGACATCGAAGCTCCTCGAGACGACGGCCACCTCGCCGAGAGATTCGGCCACGACGGTGACGCGCCCTTCGAAGAGCTTGTGGAACTGCGTGAGCCGGGCCACCACGTCGTTGACCCTCTTCATGGCCGCCTCGACCTTCTCGACCCACCGCATCACCTGCGGCACGCGTTGAGCGATGCGCGATGCCATCTGTCCCGCGATGAACGGGATGCCCAATCCCAGGGTGGCCAGCGCCTCGGCGACCGCCTGGATGATCTGCCCGACGAGGTCGGCGATGATGCCCTTGACGATCTCGTAGACGACCTCGACGATGGTTGCGGCCACCCGCAGTCCCATCGCCACGCCGTGGCTCGCGGTGCCGATCGTTGCGATGACCTGTTCGAGGCGCTGCGCCGTCAATCCGTACGATCTGGCTGCGTCACCGATCCAGTCCGGCAGCAGCTGCATGACCGACGAACGGTGGTCCTGGGCGATCTCGTTGAGGGCTTCCGCGAGGTTGTCCCAGGTCTCCGACAGCGCCCGCACCATCTCGGGACTGCC is drawn from Microbacterium protaetiae and contains these coding sequences:
- a CDS encoding WXG100 family type VII secretion target, which codes for MSDLVVAPSYEGVSGQALLDATPVAGNIASAAEDFGSGNIGSGIIDVAGSALDVVSVIANPIATLASSCASFLMDHIGPLHRALESLTGSPEMVRALSETWDNLAEALNEIAQDHRSSVMQLLPDWIGDAARSYGLTAQRLEQVIATIGTASHGVAMGLRVAATIVEVVYEIVKGIIADLVGQIIQAVAEALATLGLGIPFIAGQMASRIAQRVPQVMRWVEKVEAAMKRVNDVVARLTQFHKLFEGRVTVVAESLGEVAVVSRSFDVNAVNLVGIVQAGTSSYKDNWADE